ttttacctGGATCCTTATCTTAGAACCTAGATATTACATTGCTCTATACAATCGGAGTTTCCCCAGAAGTTCTTTAGAATTCATTGCCATACCCCACATTTTCCGACCTGATGCATTTGGCGAAATCTTGAAACGGTGGGcatgtatgttttttttttttactggAAGCGGAGTAAATATTGTCTTCGGACAAACGTCGGGTAGTTGATCAACAGATTCACTATCTTGACGGGTTGTCAACTGGCTCCACAAGCAGCTGCAATGAGATAAGGCCCTGTAGTTACAGAAGCGCCGAGCCATTGGGTTAGTCTCCAGCGAAATGTGCCACGCGGTGTACCAAATATTATTCTGGCTCtggatgctgctttacagcGGCTCCAGGGTCAGCTGCCTGCAAATGAGTAATTGCAACAAAACAGAGGTGACGATGATCCGGGGAATGGAGCTCCTGACATCACTGACTCTCAGCAACTGCAGCCTGCCGCACCTTGAGAACGCTTTCTTCATGCGATTCGGCAACCTCCTGCACCTGGAGCTGCAACATAGTGGTCTGAGTAGCTTGGAGGACTTCTCCCTACATGGTCTGCCCCGGCTGCAGTCCCTCTCGTTCGCCCACAACAGCCTGAGCAAACTGAGATCGTGGTCCAGCGATCCCTTGGAAGCACTTGTATCCCTGGATCTCAGTCACAATAGGCTGTCCAGCCTGGCCGCCCACAGCTTCGTGCTCTACCCCCAACTGCAGATGCTCGACTTGGCCTCCAATCAGATCAATCAGATCGCAGATGACACCTTCTATGGCCTCTCGCACTTGAAGCATCTCCAGCTCAATGGAAATCGAATGATGCTCATCGATGGCAGCCAGTTTCACGGCCTGCATCGTCTTTCTCTTCTGACGCTTCAACATAATCTGATCGAAGGCGTGGATCCAGGCGCCTTTGAGAGCAATACACATCTACGAAGTCTCCGTCTGGACGGGAATTTATTAAACTGTCTTCAATTCCTCACCCAAAGCGGTCTTGCTCGGTTGGTTCATCTGAATCTAGCGAACAACCTACTGAAGAAGCTGGAGCCGCAGGGATTTGTGACAAACATTGAGCTCCAGACCTGGACTTGAGTCGCAACAATTTTACTGAACTAACGAAGGAAAGCTTAGTGGGATTGGATTCCTTAGAGGTGAGTGGTTATGAACGGTCAATAAAATAGACTACAGATTGTTCTTTGTTCCAATACAAAAGTTGTAAAACTTGTTATTACCTCTGAGCCTCTGTCCGATTGTAAACATCTTGTACATCCTTTATGCTGATCCTCCATCCACAGCGACTCAACATCAGCCACAATAATCTCTCCCATATCGAGGATGGCAGTCTGGAGTCGCTTGCCAGTCTGCTCCAAGTCGACGCCAGCTTTAATCAACTGACATCCGTATCGGAAAGTTTGTTCCATGCCAACACCCAACTGGAGGAGATAATTCTTTCCCACAATCGAATCAGAGATATATCGCCCAAGCTGATGCAATATCAGACGCATTTGCGGCATCTAAAACTGGACGGAAATGCTCTTATCGAAGCCTCTTTCTTGCAAAGACTGCCGCCAGCCCTAAATCGTCTGTCCCTGATTGTGGATCTCAGCTCGAATCGCCTTCAAACGGTCAATTTGAACAGTCTGCTTCATTTTGGGCACATCAATCTGGCGGATAACCACTGGAGTTGTGCCTGGTTGGTGAAGAATTTGCTACTTAGAGCTCCTCCTTCCCTCAACTTTGCTCGGAACTGGAGCCTCTTGAGCGATTGGAGCGAGGACTTGACTAAGGTTCAGGGCATAGACTGTATCGAGGACGCACGCAACCGTTCGATTGTACTCCTGAGTATCGGCGAGGTCATCCATAGCAAAGTTCAGTGTGGGTAAGTCCAATCGAGATCCCATAAGTAGATCACATCTATAAAAAATTTCTTTGGGTGAATAGAAATCGTTTGACGAGCTAAATCCAGCGCCACCGCCACTGACATGGCCCAAGATTCCCACAGACCGCTTTGACTCGCGATCGGTGATCATTTGGATGCTGGTGGCCATAGCAATCACCTTTGCCTGTCTGCGTTGGCTTAGGCGCTTTGTGGATCGCAAGGAGCAGAGCAAACGGAAACTGAAGGCCATCAATGAAGTGGTCAGTTGATATACCGGATCTCTTTTCGAGCCCACACTTAACCGCTTCTATACTTCAGTACATCAGCAAAATGGAATCGCAGCCCATCAGACATGATCGCGAGAGATCATAGTCCACAGGCCGTAGCAACAACTTCAATTCAATCAAGccaatatataatataaatatcAGTGTCTAGAAGACACAGTCACACAACTACATGTGCCAAAGTTCATTAATATATATAAACCTAAACTACGAAATCGTCTTAAAAGCGAACATTCAGTTATACAAACGCTCAATGATCTGGGCGTACTTGGCATGGACTATGTTGCGCCTAATCTTGAGTGTGGGTCCCAGCTCGCCGGTGGCCAGGGAGAACTCGTGCGGCATGAAGGCGAACTTCTGCACCCGTTGGGCATTCGAAATGGAATTCTTGTTTGCCCGCTTGATGCCCGCCTCGATGGCCTCCAGGAGCTTTGGCTCCGCCGTTATCTGCAGAGCCGCCGACATGGCAGCCGTGTCGTTGGGCAATTGCAGGTCGGCAGGAATGCTCAGAAGCTCAGAAAGACGGGTCTGATTGAGGCCCACTTCTTGCAGCCACTCGATAGTCTCCTCCCGCAGGTCGTCCAGCGGGATGCCCGTCGTGGGATCGGATTTCGTTTTCAGCGACAGCAGAACTGTGAGATACTTGCGATGGTCGCCGACCAGCAGGGCATTACTTACGCATG
The sequence above is a segment of the Drosophila miranda strain MSH22 chromosome 4, D.miranda_PacBio2.1, whole genome shotgun sequence genome. Coding sequences within it:
- the LOC108162217 gene encoding LOW QUALITY PROTEIN: insulin-like growth factor-binding protein complex acid labile subunit (The sequence of the model RefSeq protein was modified relative to this genomic sequence to represent the inferred CDS: inserted 1 base in 1 codon); translated protein: MCHAVYQILFWLWMLLYSGSRVSCLQMSNCNKTEVTMIRGMELLTSLTLSNCSLPHLENAFFMRFGNLLHLELQHSGLSSLEDFSLHGLPRLQSLSFAHNSLSKLRSWSSDPLEALVSLDLSHNRLSSLAAHSFVLYPQLQMLDLASNQINQIADDTFYGLSHLKHLQLNGNRMMLIDGSQFHGLHRLSLLTLQHNLIEGVDPGAFESNTHLRSLRLDGNLLNCLQFLTQSGLARLVHLNLANNLLKKLEPQGFVTNIELXDLDLSRNNFTELTKESLVGLDSLERLNISHNNLSHIEDGSLESLASLLQVDASFNQLTSVSESLFHANTQLEEIILSHNRIRDISPKLMQYQTHLRHLKLDGNALIEASFLQRLPPALNRLSLIVDLSSNRLQTVNLNSLLHFGHINLADNHWSCAWLVKNLLLRAPPSLNFARNWSLLSDWSEDLTKVQGIDCIEDARNRSIVLLSIGEVIHSKVQCGKSFDELNPAPPPLTWPKIPTDRFDSRSVIIWMLVAIAITFACLRWLRRFVDRKEQSKRKLKAINEVYISKMESQPIRHDRERS